A region from the Rosa rugosa chromosome 6, drRosRugo1.1, whole genome shotgun sequence genome encodes:
- the LOC133718422 gene encoding zinc finger protein ZAT5-like codes for MSQQVEEEREQPNMEEADHQHDHQEEEVIIGCNEQHNNNNTATTTTTTTNNIIIKGKRTKRLRPQSPIPFAIPTNSSTADGGGQGGGGGEWYNTTNSSPTTSTEFQDSTEEEEDMANCLILLAQGQSRGPSSSPKLPQVHNDHNATTTTSRRFLEATPLAAAVGPAKMAGPAAAAGGYYVYECKTCNRTFPSFQALGGHRASHKKPKAAINVDDKKQFGIGLLPSDEEDTQLFKNMNMNNNTSSSSLLSLHLSNRGLVLSTNNNKSKVHECSICGAEFTSGQALGGHMRRHRAPVGGPATLALTAPPPTVPLALEAPQPQQNQHQHQHHHQQQPLKKQRSMLSLDLDLNLPAPEDDHHHRDQSKFVFAPKQQQQQQPQQPPQQQQQERLRILVDCHY; via the coding sequence ATGTCTCAACAGGTAGAGGAGGAGAGGGAACAGCCAAACATGGAAGAAGCCGATCATCAACATGATCATCAAGAGGAAGAAGTCATCATAGGCTGCAACgaacaacacaacaacaacaacaccgccaccaccaccaccaccaccaccaacaacaTTATTATCAAGGGCAAGCGCACAAAGCGCCTTAGGCCTCAATCCCCCATCCCTTTCGCCATCCCCACGAACTCGTCCACCGCGGATGGCGGTGGCCAaggtggcggtggtggtgaGTGGTACAACACCACCAACTCGTCCCCCACCACCTCCACGGAGTTCCAGGATAGCACCGAGGAAGAGGAGGACATGGCGAATTGTTTGATCCTCTTGGCACAAGGCCAATCCCGGGGTCCTTCTTCGTCCCCCAAGCTGCCCCAAGTCCATAACGATCACAACGCAACCACAACAACAAGTCGGAGATTCCTGGAAGCAACACCCCTCGCCGCTGCCGTGGGGCCCGCCAAGATGGCGGGGCCGGCTGCAGCAGCTGGCGGGTATTATGTGTATGAATGCAAGACGTGTAACCGGACTTTCCCTTCTTTCCAAGCATTGGGTGGTCACCGGGCGAGTCACAAGAAGCCAAAAGCAGCGATAAATGTGGATGACAAGAAGCAGTTTGGAATTGGGCTGTTACCATCGGATGAAGAAGACACACAATTATTCAAGAACATGAACATGAACAACAACACGTCCTCCTCATCCCTACTTTCTCTTCATTTGAGTAACAGGGGGCTGGTCTTGAGTACCAACAACAACAAGTCTAAGGTTCATGAGTGCTCCATTTGCGGGGCGGAGTTCACCTCCGGTCAGGCCTTGGGAGGCCACATGAGGCGCCACCGGGCTCCCGTTGGAGGACCAGCTACCCTGGCGTTGACAGCTCCTCCTCCAACAGTTCCTTTAGCCTTGGAAGCTCCGCAACCACAACAAAACCAACACCAACATcaacaccaccaccaacaaCAGCCCTTAAAGAAGCAAAGAAGCATGTTGTCTTTGGATTTGGATCTCAACCTTCCAGCACCCGAAGATGATCATCATCATCGAGATCAATCCAAATTTGTGTTTGCACCCaaacagcagcagcaacaacaaccGCAGCAGCCTCCGCAGCAACAGCAGCAAGAGAGGTTAAGAATTTTGGTGGATTGTCATTACTAA